AAAAATAAAGGACGTTCGAGTGAATATTGTTTAAATAAGTTGGACTGTAGGAGTCACAGAACATAAGTCGTGCAACACACTGTAGAAAATGGAACagaaagataacccctataaaacaTTATTGTCTTGCACACAAAAAACACATTCACAAATACCACTTAATACTGAATCATGAAAATTTACGATATGCGAGCAGCAGTAAAATGATTCAGAAGGATCTGAAATTCTGGTAATCTGGTTGAGTCAATTTGGACTAAGAAAACTAACAAATAATATATGCAATTCGAAAACGTCTATGTAACTAACCATCTCGTACCTGTGCCTATAAATTCAAACATCAGAGTTGGAAGCTCTGGCAGATTTTTCCCATTTGCCAGATTGATGGCCTTCACTTGAACCTCATCCAAGAGCTCTACTCTAGACACCTACCACAAGCAAAGCAGCCAAATCAGTAACATGTGCCCATGTAATCCAAGAACATAATAAATCAACAAAATCCTTGTATACCCCGTATTTTTGGATATGGGCTGAAGGACCAAACCGACACTTGGGAATGTGCATTGTGGATATGGGCTGATGCATGCTAAATTATTTCGAAGATCAACAAATTACATTGCTTCAACAGAAGTTTCCGACCATATGCATAAACGATTTATAGACAACTTAGGTTCCTTAAGCGATCAAGGTAGAGGTTTACTGCTAATACAAACTTACAACTAACACTACATTTTTATTGCATTAATTTTGATTTGTATTAGATAGAAAACCCCTACCTCGATCGCTAAAAAGAAATCCAAGTTTCGTATGTGCATTAATACCTCGTATTTTTGTATATGAGCTGGAAAACTTTTATCTAGATAAACACACAGGTATTGCTAGCTCTCTTTGATTCCCGATTCAAGTGACAGAAAACATATTACGGCAGATATAGACATGCGATATCAGTGCCTACTTGAAGTATTTACAAGAATGAAACATTTGGTCAGCCCTGGACTCTCAAACTCTTTGAGCCCAGTACCGCCTAAGAATCAACTTGGGCAACAGGTCTCTAGCTAGGAAGAAGAAGGGAAAAAATGGTTCTCGAGAGTTGAGAGTTAAAGCTAACACTTTACCTGTATCCCAGATAGCATAGTAGCTATGGCAACATCAGCTGCATCCTTAACAGTTGGAAAATTGCACATTGCAACCTGAAATAATATTGAATCATGAGGTGAAGGGCGAAATTATTAGCATATGTGAAACATAGGCAGCAAGAAGACATCAATTGGAGAATTTAGCAATCATGAAAAGACCATCCGACATTTTTGCATGGGACTGTCTTAAGCAGctatttaattaaaaaaatcGAACCAACATCGGACGGGGAAATCAACTTGGAGGTTCTAAATGTTCATGGTCATCCAAGGTTGCATATATTTGCTATTCATGACAGACTTTGGAGTCCAGATGCTAATGGATGCAATGCTAGAGCTAGAGGTCCAAAAAGAATTAGAAGTAAATAAAGCCATCTGTGGTGTAATAGAAGTAAATAAGTCCACGATGTGCAGCTTACAATGCTGCACCACTAAATTGTGTCGACCACAAGACGGAATCTTAATCGTAACAGATCAACTACTACCCACACGGGATAATGAAGAAAGCGCTAATACAATGAAAAGTTATCTTACACTCCTAACAGGCATTTGTAGCTTGATATGAAAACACTTCTCCAGATAGAGAAAATGTGCAGGTCGCTAGTCAAGAGtgcaatattaaaagaacatgaAATCTCTTAAGAATCTCCTGAAAAGAACTTAAGCGGACACCTCAACATGCATTTAAGCTTCACGTATACAGTCACTGATCTCTTCAAGAAGCCTGCCTTCTGGGATTCATAGTTTCCCTTCATTACAATATAAATACATAATACCGATAGGGAAGCATGCGGAGACGTTTTCCGTAATTACCAAGAAGTCTGCCTAATGTTTTCCATAATTACCATCAATTTTGAACTTCAGGAATATGGAGCTTCATCGCCAATTTTGGAATATAATAGGTTAGGAAATAGATGCAAGTACCTAACCTCAAAATGATAGGGAAGCAAACCCGCCAAATAGTGCAAACTAGGAGAGAGGAAGGTACCACTGAGTGCTGAGGGATCTTTTGTAGTTTTAGAGTAACCTCCGTTATCACGCCCAAGGTTCCTTCACTTCCAATAATTAAGCGAGTTAAATCGTACCTAAACACACATAAGCTTCAAAGGTAAGCAATTTATATCTAAAATCAGCTTCCTGAAAAATACATGAACCAGCATACTAGAAGAACAGGTGGTTTACAAATCTGAAAGAGATAATAGTACACGAGAAGCATTTTATTTGATTCCAGCAAAAATTCAAGATTGTCTTGCAGACTTGCAGTAATGTCATGTCAACGGAAGAACTAATGGCCAACAGGAGTAGGAGAAGAAAATTACTTACCACAGCAATCATTACGCTAGATtccctacacagatgacactatCGTGCCAATATAGGTAGGATAGCCAGAGGGCTCATCCAAGACCAACCCTGATTTCGAGCGGTTTTCAGACACCGAGACCAACGTTTCCAGCATAAGATTAGGAAATCCTAACGGTCATAAATGGGTAGGAGTTGTCCACTGGGACCTTAAGGTCCCTGACCATATAAAAACTTGTGTTACTATAGCATATAACCTAATTACGCCAACTTTGGAGCAAACTTTTAAAGACAAAAACAAGGCCCAATACTTTGTAtaatgaattactgaaaattaaAGTATAAAGTGTGGAGGCCATTAATGAAATAACACCGTCTGTTTTAGGATTATATCTTACAACTTGTTAAACAATAATATAGAAGAAAGTAACATAAAGATATAATAACATACCCTGCAGCGCTCTTCCGAGCCCGGTTTCCGGTCTTCACCACATCCCCGTTAGCAAGGACTACCTAAAAAAAAGAACCACAAATTAAAAAGTGGCTGGACCAATAGCAGAGGGAACTAAAGGAGGAACTCCCGAACCTTAAGACTTATGACATTATCGCGCATAGTCCCATAcctacaaactgagaaaactacATCAATAAATCCAACTAATTTAAAATACGACAATGGTTCAAATGGTACTTCTCTAAACTAAAACCAAAGATTTGATTTGATCTTCATATGTTAAACCCCTACAAATGAAatcaaccaaacaaaaaaaaaagtgataagtCTCATTAGGTTCATAAGTTCAGAGTTCTGTATGGGTTACTAATTTACTGAAGAAGTAATCAGTATGTCGAGAATCCATTTCATTAGATTTCAGGTGTTTCAACATACTTCAGCTGCTATGAGGCTTCAAAATAGGGTATGCAGTGTTAATGTTTTGTAAGACTATAAAGTAAGATTTTAATCCTAGATTATCAAAGTAGCTGACCCAATTTGACAAGAGAAAGGGTAAGATTAACGAATGTGATTAATGTCAAAGATTTCTACATCAGCACACTCCTCAGAAGTATCCATGGCTTTTCTCGTTTAACTTAAATGATAGACTTAGGAGTACTTAATATACCTTACAGCTAAAGAGCCAGAGCAACGTGTAGCACACATGCCACCGATGGTTGCACCAGGTCCTGCTCATAATCAAATAGAATAAAAGAGATCAAACATAACGCAACTGATTCACTGTTCCAAAGACAATGATAAAACGAAAACCTAAATGGCTAGTTATGAAGAGTGCAATGAATACAGCACCTTCAAGTCGAAAAAACTGATCATGGAAACTAGAAGTGCTCTTATTTTAACATGACATCTTAGATTGATGCAAGCAAAGCAAATCCAGATGGCATAAGCTCACCATACTAAGGCTGTAATGGCCTAATGGCATTCACGGAAATTGAGAAAGAGAACAGTATATATCAAACGTCGCAACACTTTACAAAGGAAAGACAGTAATTGTTTAGGAACCACAGGGTAATCACGAAAGGATGATTTTGGTGAGACAACCTACTCTAAAATATATAACCCCGTCAAGGATTAATAGGAAACTAGAAATAATagttaaaagaatttttttaCCTATAATATAGAACTAACTCTTTACTGGGTATAAGTTCAGGGTGGTCCCCAAAGTGAGAATGTTATATGGTGGGTCTCACTACAGAGCGAAGTGTTTCTCCTCTTTTCTATTTTGAATTCTGTACCCCAACAGGATATGAACAAACTCAAGAGCCACGACAACCTCTCCATTTCCTCACCCGCCGATGTAGTGACAACAATGAAGAATTTTGGCATTTGAAACTAAAACAGGTGAACTGATTTTGAGATGGATGAAAACAACATGAAGCATAAAATTCCTAGGAAACAAGATAGGGGAATAGCCGATTTCCTTTTTGCTCCTACGTGTTGTTTATCTTTTTAATATAACAAAATAAGATACATGATCACTTCTCTAGGATCAGGAATGAACGTACCATATTTCATTTTCAAACATGCACTAAGCTTTGTTCAACTATAACATAATTTGGAACTCTCTTTGTTGATTCATCAGGTATACCACTATACAATATTGAGATTTGACCAaccctttctttcttttttctatatGAAATCCTATGATGAAGTGTAGTTAAGAAACTCACCTGGATCGAGGGGGAAAAACAGACCATAAGGCTCCAGATATTCATTGAGCTCCATCCATCCAATTCCAGGCTCAACCACAACATCCATATCCTCTATATTTAACGATTTAACATTCTGTAGTCATAAAAAATTCAAAAGAGGCATATGAGAGAGAGGATCACTCATGACTATGTATTGCAATCCCGATGGCACAATCATACTCAGTTTCAAAGTAGTAACTAACGAAATATCAACTTATGTAAATGACTTAAAAAGCAAAAACTGATGCCATCTATCAAACAATTCTTGCTTTTGAAGAAGCTAAATGCCAgtataaaaaatttgaaaaaggCAAATAAAAATTAGTTAAAACATTCTGAGGGAATTTGTAATGAAAGTGCAATCACTTACTTTCATTAGTGTCATGTCAATGCATACACCCCCATTAGGTGACAAGGTATGACCCTCAATTGACGTAGCTCCACCATATGGTATGATAGGAACCTGCTTGAAAAAGATAGACAATTCAGCTAGAACTTGAGATGGCATTTTTTATCCATACACCAGGACGATAGTGAATTAGTAGTTCACTCCCTAGTAACAAATACGAACTACAATGACAAATAATTCGTACCCTTTTAACATGAGACAATATGCTGTTTATATGATTGGTGAACTTTTAGTGTTCTTGAAGTAGTGATTACATGCAAGAAATTCTTATTTGTTCATTCGGAAGGTAAAGACCAGAACCTTATGATTGTTGCAAGATACAACTATCTTGGAAACTTCCTCTTCAGACCTGCAAATAGAATATAAGTCAATGCAAATGGACAATAGACGCAACAATCTTTTCAGTTCCATAATCAGAACTGAAGCTCAGGCAAGAGGTACAAATAACAATCTAtcaattttttgaattattcCTATAATTATATCCAGCCAAAACCCTAAAAGCCTTAAAAAGAACTGCAGTTTTTTCAAGCTAGCAACTAAATAATTAGTACTACAGCATACCCAAAATGAAAGAATCCACTAACACCTTGGAAAAACAACAATATCCGGGATATTTAGAGCTTTGTGAAAGCTGTTCTGTGGTTTTCCATGGAAATATCTCTCTTCATAATCCCTTGTCATATTATCCTGTACAATTACAAATCAACACACTATATTCATCCATACAAATCCAAAAACCCTAAACGAAAAATTATATATGTCCAGGAAAGTAGAATAATTCAATTTAAAATCTAATAGTGTAATGTAATTACTTGACAGATAGATTCCAATTCTTTGATAAGCTCTTGAGGAATCTCCTTAGAATTACCCCCAACAACATGTTCGGTACTCCCTTTGCCTCCATAACGAACACCATCAGTGACATTAGAATCACAAACAGAAATATTTCTCCGAGAATCTAAGGAACATAATCCAGCAGAAAATGTGAGTGCAAGAGGAAGTAAAGAAGACAACCATGAAAAGTACTGTTTGTTTCCTTCAGTACTAATAATCTTCTCTATAGTGGAAGTAGAAGATGATGTTGATGGGGTTTGAGAGATGTGAgaataagtgttgttgaaagatgATGTTGTAGTTCGAAGAGATCTATAAATTTGTTTAGAATTAAACCGAGTGAACCAAGAAGGAAACGCCATGGAAAAATGAGAGACTCGAATTTTCAGGGACAGAAATGATTTTTCTTTCGGGTTATTTCGCTTGTGATAATACCAATTTTGTGTAGACTTCCAGGGCGTTATTTGGATTAACGTTAGGCGTCATCTGGATAGGCACTTGCACGAAATTTTATCAAAACTCCTAGTACTCTTTTTTTGAGTAGAAACCGACGTTTAGCCCCAAAGTTATTGGGCTTAGGACGCTTTAGTCCACTCATCAGAAGACtagtactctctagtccaaaaaatcCTCATGTCCAACAGTTTAGTCCAAATagggacgagttagtccaaatttCTGCCCATctaaaaaatagatttttttcttaTTACCCTCATCACCCTTTCTGTGTTTCGATATTCATTTTTCACATTTaagatttatttttagttttttttgagaGGGAGAGACAGAGACTGGCACAGAGGCGATTGCAATTAGTATTGTTGTTCTTCACTGAAGATTCGTACTACAGGTTAGAGTTTCGATCTTAGATTTACTTCATTCAATTCCATTTAGCCCTTAATCTTATCTCACATAAATTATTCTTCATACCGTTTACGGAAAATTACGATTCTCGGTGTTTTTAATTTCGCTGATATATAAATTGCAAGAGTGAGTTTCGGTGTTGTTTAATTTCGCTGATATATAAATTGCAAGAGTGAGTTTAGTTACGATCAACTAACTGAAAGAGATAAAGGAAGAAGATCTGATTGCACCGTTTAAGAAATGTAAGTTCTGTATGTACTTTCAACTATTTTGTTAATTTATCTTTCAATTGCCAATATATGTAAAATTGAGTCTCATCATCTCTCTATTTAGATCTAGATTCTCTTTCAGAATCCTCTAAATTTCATTTTCATATATTCAACGTAAATATCTAATTTGAAGTTCTATAAGTCTCACTGGATGTAAGCTTTTGTGTGATTGCTAATCGTTTCTGATATCAATACTATTTTGAAAGTATTGTATATCATATATGATTGAGcttatctttttgtgtttgcaagcttcttttttttcatgttttttataGTCTAAGTTTGTAACAATTTCTAGGTATTTGATATGTGAGTATCCATATGGGTAAATGGTTCCTAGTTCTCTAAGCTTATTTACAACATACTGAATTCATCCACCAAAGTGTAATTAGGACATTTACCATCCTTTTCTTTAGTTCCACAAGAAAATGAAATTAATTTCACTTTAAATATTCCAACTCTAAAGAGGTAGAGTTGGCATTTCTACCTCTTTTTTTTAGTGTACTTACTTTTGGCATTTCTTAATTTCGGTGTTGTATTGTTCTTGTGGAAGATTTTGTTTTATGTGATAGTCTAAAATGAAGAAGCTACTTGAGATGTATGTTTGTATTTTTCCAGTTAGATTAATTGGGATGTTGCATAGTGACAATAATTATCGCTCAAGTTCATGCATTAACGTCTATTTGGTCTCTTCTAAATTATGTTTCTCACTGACTATTTTCTATCTAGTATAGTATTGTACTTATTGTTTGTTTTTTACAACCTGAAACAAAAGGTAACAGACTAATAAGTTGTTAGGACACAGCAAGGTGTACTTGATTGTACACTTGTTCATGGTGATGACTTAAGAGAGGAAATGACTTGTTCATTCATATAGGATGTGCACATTATTGTACACCGCAATTTCACTTGGTGATGAATGGAGAAAGAAAATTATAATCTTCATTTTGGATTATGAATGCTAGATTTTGTTAGGTTTTTATAAATGTGTATTTTCATATATACTAGTTAAATTGATAATGCGTTGTTCTACTTTTTCTTCTATGTGTTGGTTTTCATATTTGTATTGTTACCCGTTTTCTTTAATTGTAAGTGCCAGAGATGGAGAACGACATGCCCAACCTTCCCCTTTTGAATGAGACTGATTGATGGTGAAGCACTGAAAGAAAAATAGACTTGCTGGTGAGCTTGCAGTTTCTACAATATaggtgtattttcttgtacaccagttataCGCGGTGTACATTAAAGTGCACTGTTTTTTCTTTTGTCCTAGTTATACGAggtgtatatgcttgtacaccACTTAAATGTGTtgtgatgtgtacatagttgtatacaTGCTGAAGATTAATGTATACATAGTTATACACCTGTTTATTGGATGCAATGTCTAGGTGCTGATCatgaaatattaaattgatgttgttacattttgTTATCGATTgttaatgtgtatatagttgtacacatgtgattctttatgtgtacataattgtacacatattgatttttaatgtgtacatagttatcCACCCATtcgttaatgtgcacataattgtacaccttttGATCGTTAAGATATTGTGTGGCATGGGGTACTAAACATGTGGTTCCTAGTTTAGAATTTGTGTGACCTATCTAGGTTATGGAGCTATAAAGTCGTGTTGTTTGGATTTTGTTAAAGTTACAGATCTCCCACCTTGCCCTTTCCTTTGGATTAGTTTGGCAGTTTCTAATTCTGATTTTCATGGAATAGCTCTTGGTTTTTTTAAGATTTTACAAAATGCAGTTGACATTATTTTGTCACAAGTTCAACCTGAGCCTCTAATATCTTATATTTTGTATTTCTTTAAACATTCCGTAAGCTTATTAACCGCTTTACATAAATTATAATATGATATGTAGTAATTGTATGAATTATAATTTGATATGTATTTATACTGTTAGGTTATTTTGGTATCCTATTCTAATCATGTTCTAATTTATTTCCACTTTTGTTTGACAGAAAATGTTCCCAAAGAATTGGTGAGCTTCCACGTCTAACCTGACTTGAATATTTATCCTCACTGACAAAGAGAGGTATGTTTCATAGTTCTGATATGTTGGTTTCCTTAGTCTAATCTTAGTTCAGTCTTATATACTGCTCAGAATAATGATACTGTGTAAGCCAAGTGATCTTTGAAATGAAATAAAGGATGCTTTATTCTAGCAGTGCATGGTTTTTAGAGTTGCCGACATAGCTTGACAATGTCTCTTGGAAATTAAGTTACCATCCTTCTATAAGTGTACATATTGGTGTACCTATAATATTTACCGGTATACATATTTTCTTTCTACTTCGGATGGATCTTAACATTTACGTGCAGATATCCGTGGAGTTTGTACAATTTTCCTACACCGATAATAATGTTTGAATTGATCATGCCTTACTTTGGTCGTTTTAATGCGCATTTTCATTAGTCTCACTAAGTTTTCTTTATCTTAAACAATCTGCCTTGTGCTTAATCTGAGGGGGGATCTTTTTTGTAATACTTTTGCAGTGGCTCCGTTGGGATTGCATTGCATGTATACGGTACATTTAAGGTTATTGATAAGAAGGATACTGCTCAACAGAAAAAGTGGATTGTGTTAGATTTGAATAGCATGCTTGTTAGTGGTGCTTACGTGGAGTTGTATGTGGTGTAGAAACCGGTGCACCTTATCTTGTCTTTGGATTTTCTGGAATTTTGTAGATGTGTATATGTCTTACATCAGTGTAAACTAAGAtatttaaaaaatgaaaattatatggtcatatgggtactctttttgtcgagctcgaaaagagctttccgaatatataaagtttgcgaattttggaaaagcggttcaaaagataaattattttttaattatttttatgttaattaaaattgctgacatcatcacaAGTCATTgtggactaaactgtaaatatttggactaaattgtagaTGATGAGGGTTATTAGTGTTCTTTTCCGTattttggactaatttgtacctagttgactcgGGCTTGATTAAACCGTACTTTTGGACTAAAATGTATTTTTCCCTTTTTTTAATACACTTTTTTTTTGGGATATTTTGGCTTTGGGTCTCAAAAAAGTGACCAGTGTTGCGTTTGGGTCTTGAAAAGTttcaaattagagtttgggtcccaaGACTAAGGTTGACCGTGTTGACAGTTATAAAGTTCAGTTAAATACGGAAATGACCACTttaattttatgttttaatttatgTACTAACTTTACCATTGACATATCTGTTGTATACCCGAGTCAGATAATCATTCTTTGGCGATCCAGGGTTCTTAGCTGAAAAgtagattttgaaaaaaaattgtctGCCTTAATTGAACTTCAGAAATTGATTGAAATATACGGTGTAAATGGTTGTTTTGGGTTGGAATTGCTGAGGTTAAACATTAGTACTGCACTTACTTTTTATTGCCCACAGAAAGTTGAAGAAGATAATTGAAGGTAGTGAATAATCAGTAGTATCTTCGAAATGGATTTAATTAATATTATTACTTTTGGTTTGAGATCTTCATCTTCTCCGTTAATATTCTTCTTGTCTTCATCGCCATCGTTGAATTAAATGCATCACCAACAACAGATTTACCATCATCGGCATTAATTCTGTGAAAATATCTCCTCGAAATTCATTTGGGAATGATCAATTTGTTCTATCAGTTGCATTGTGATGATATTACGTTAGTACTCACCATAATAATAATCATTACAGAGAAGAATAAGTTTTGATTCACCTGCTTCAACTCATGTTAAAAGATTCCTCATATTCCCAATTCAAGGTCCAAACATTTAGTGGTGGTCCGATGGAGAATAATGGGTaggagtttgttttggttttgggttaGTGTTGCTGCGAAAGTTGGATATCAATTTTTTTCAGTTTTGGACACAGTTTGAGAATGTAGAAATAGGTGAGCGGAGGTGCTAATGTTATTGACTATTGTTGATGAATGACTATGTATTGACGAGTTTTTTTTGGAATCCTAATAGTGTTAGATAGCTGGATTGTTACCCAATACAAATTTACAGGTTGAGGAGTATATAAAGAGAGACAAACAAACATCAAAATGACCTAGGGACCAACAAAAGAGTACATTATTACTTGGACCTTGGTCGTTCTGGTTTGACCAAGGCGATTTAGGGTTTggcgattttcttcttcttctgcttcgaATATCATGGCACCGCCGTTTGATGGTGTCGTAGGTTCTCCTACTCCGACCTTTAACCCTCTTTCATCTTCTCCCATGGTGACTGAGGATGCTATTCAGGGAGACGATTCGTTACAGTCTGCTAAGAAGAGTTTTATGGAGAACTTTCCTCCACTTGTGGGTTCTTGTTCGTCTGATCACCGGAATCCTCCTGGTTCTTTGGGTGGTGGAACTTCTTCTTGGGCAGGAATGGTTTCTAAAGATCTAAGGAATCTTCAGATGAAAAGTGATGATTTGAAGTATCGTGCTCCTCAACTATTTAATGGTAAGAAAAATTTTGTTTCCTCTTTAGCTGATTTTGAGGATGATATTAGACAGTATGAGAAATTGGTTGTTGGGGCTTTTGTGGGTCGTCGATTACCTTTTCATTTTGTTAAGAAGATTTTACTTAGGCTCTGGAAACTCAAAGGGTAGGTTCACATAACCTTGCATAGTGATGCCtcttttgtgtttgattttagTAATGATGAGGATAGACAAAGAGTACTAGAAATCGGTCATGTGTATATTGCTAGTAGACTTTTTATGATTCGGACATGGTCTCCAATGGTTGAAAAAATGGCAAAGGATCTTAAAACTATTCATGTTTGGTTCAATCTTAAGAAGATTCCTATGTTTATATGGAACCATAAGGGGATTGGGATTATTGCTAGTTACCTTGGCATTCCTTTGATGAATGATAAGAAAACCTTTGAGAGATCTAGAAtgattttttctagggtttgtgtGGAGATTGACACTAGCTGTGGCTTCCCTGGTGAGATTCCAGTGGTGATTGATGGCAAGGAGGCTTTCAAGATACCTTTGGAGTGCTCTTGGAAACCACCAAGGTGTCTTGGATGTCAGAACTTTGGACATTCAGATGCTAAATGTCCTCTTAAACAACACATTCCAGTTGAGAAGCAGAAGGCGCAACCTACTTCTTTACCTCAGAAAACTGTTTGGGTGGTTAAAAATACATATAAAGTACAAGATTCAATTCCTGCTACTAATTTGGATGGTGTTACTGAAGATGTTATGGAAATTCACATTGCTGAGGATAGAGAGATTCAGGACATCCCTGATGTTACTCCTTCAACTATTGAGATGGTGATGGAGAGTAGAAAGATGATGTATGATGAAAGAGATATGGCTCATGGGCCTTCTCTTCCTGTAAATAATACTGGTATTGGAGTAGTGACTGATATTCATACTAAGAATGCTTATGAGGTCTTTTTGGAAGTTTCTAAAGCTTTTGAGGAGGTGAATACAGGAGGTAATTCTTCTGTTGTTAATGCTTTAGCTGCTGAGAATTTGGATCCTAACCTGGTGGCCCAAAAACAAGGTGCAATTTCTGTTGGTACTAGGGTTAGAGATCTAAATGCAAAGAAGCATCAAGTGGTGAAGAGTATCCATCATATAGGTACAGATTTAAAGAAATATGCTAGAGGTAAAAAGGGTAAAACTCTAGTAGTAAATGTTGTTTAAGCTTGGTTGTTGGAATTTTAGGGGATTGATTGTTTCAAGTAGAAGATAGGAATCTAATTTGGAAGAATACTTTAGTGGTGTGTGGATCCTGGTGTCCTTATTCTCAGGGATAAACATGGTTAGCCTGTTGGTAGTTGCAAGGTCTGGTTTGGCTTTTACTGTGTTGGATCATGGTTTCCAGGGAGTTGAATTTGGGATATTGGTTGTTGTTTATTTGAGATGTTGGAGAGATCAGTTGGGTTTGGATCTCTTGCTGCGGTTTTTGCTAATTAACAATAGTGGTATTTTTGGTTGTACTTGGTTACAGTCTAGCGCTCCATAACAGactgttttttctttgtttttggttttcctTTGTTTGGGTTGGGGGCTCTTTACTCCCTTCTTATTGtgtcaaaataaaaaaagaaacatcAAAATGACCTCTTCATGCATTTCCAATTACGCATATTAAGTGTCTGTTAAAAGTCCATAGCCAAGTTCACTCCACCACCAGTCCGTCAGATGCATTTCAGTAGATTAAATCTGACCATTAGATATGTTTTGCTAGATTGTTAGTCACACGTGCAACACACTTGCTAACGATAATTGACGGCGTTAACTAAATTGAATCAATAACCTAAACACCCAACCATATCTCTCACACCACGTCGAGAGTTGCGCTTACCTCCCCCCAATTGGCCGATGAACAAAACCCTCGCTCTTGATTGGCTGAAAAACAAGTTATCCCCCTTACATTTCATGGCCGTCAATTTCTAATTGAATTGATTCGATCTGATACTCCAAATTGGACGATAACGTTCACCCTCTTTTTGTGTTGCGAGTCGACAGAACCCTTGATCCTGATTGGTCGGAATTTTAACAAAATTCTTACACCGCATTTACATGATTTTACTAAAATTCGAACCGTAAGATTTGCTAAAAATTAAAATCGAGCTTCTTAAAACCGCAAAAAAAACGAAAATATTTTAAACACGGTTAATGTTATGGATTTCCATgtctaaaaatata
This portion of the Papaver somniferum cultivar HN1 chromosome 11, ASM357369v1, whole genome shotgun sequence genome encodes:
- the LOC113322947 gene encoding D-lactate dehydrogenase [cytochrome], mitochondrial-like isoform X1 translates to MAFPSWFTRFNSKQIYRSLRTTTSSFNNTYSHISQTPSTSSSTSTIEKIISTEGNKQYFSWLSSLLPLALTFSAGLCSLDSRRNISVCDSNVTDGVRYGGKGSTEHVVGGNSKEIPQELIKELESICQDNMTRDYEERYFHGKPQNSFHKALNIPDIVVFPRSEEEVSKIVVSCNNHKVPIIPYGGATSIEGHTLSPNGGVCIDMTLMKNVKSLNIEDMDVVVEPGIGWMELNEYLEPYGLFFPLDPGPGATIGGMCATRCSGSLAVRYGTMRDNVISLKVVLANGDVVKTGNRARKSAAGYDLTRLIIGSEGTLGVITEVTLKLQKIPQHSVVAMCNFPTVKDAADVAIATMLSGIQVSRVELLDEVQVKAINLANGKNLPELPTLMFEFIGTEAYSREQTLIVQKLVSEHNGSDFVFSEEPEAKKELWKIRKEALWALFAMEPDFEAMISDVCVPLSRLAELISLSKKEIDASPLVCTVIAHAGDGNMHALILFDPDKEEQRREAEKLNQLMVYNALEMQGTCTGEHGVGTGKMKYLEKELGIEALQTMKKIKSVLDPNNIMNPGKIIPPHVCF
- the LOC113322947 gene encoding D-lactate dehydrogenase [cytochrome], mitochondrial-like isoform X2, whose translation is MAFPSWFTRFNSKQIYRSLRTTTSSFNNTYSHISQTPSTSSSTSTIEKIISTEGNKQYFSWLSSLLPLALTFSAGLCSLDSRRNISVCDSNVTDGVRYGGKGSTEHVVGGNSKEIPQELIKELESICQDNMTRDYEERYFHGKPQNSFHKALNIPDIVVFPRSEEEVSKIVVSCNNHKVPIIPYGGATSIEGHTLSPNGGVCIDMTLMKNVKSLNIEDMDVVVEPGIGWMELNEYLEPYGLFFPLDPGPGATIGGMCATRCSGSLAVVLANGDVVKTGNRARKSAAGYDLTRLIIGSEGTLGVITEVTLKLQKIPQHSVVAMCNFPTVKDAADVAIATMLSGIQVSRVELLDEVQVKAINLANGKNLPELPTLMFEFIGTEAYSREQTLIVQKLVSEHNGSDFVFSEEPEAKKELWKIRKEALWALFAMEPDFEAMISDVCVPLSRLAELISLSKKEIDASPLVCTVIAHAGDGNMHALILFDPDKEEQRREAEKLNQLMVYNALEMQGTCTGEHGVGTGKMKYLEKELGIEALQTMKKIKSVLDPNNIMNPGKIIPPHVCF